The DNA window GTGAATAACCAGATAAATTCTACCCAACAAAACCCAGACAAGCGTCATCGTGGCGAACATTCTACAGCCTGTAAATGTCCGTTACCGCTCTACGTGCGTCCGGCGCATTATAAACCTCTCAGTAAACAGCATGGTCGAGCCTTACGTAACCTTATGAGCCAGGACAAAACCTCTGGTGCCTGGGTTATTCGTCGTCGTGTTTCTGCCGATCCAATCTTCACTTTTTTGCGACCTGTCGCGGACAGAAAAAGAGCTTTCCGTGAAGTACGCCGGCGTTTGCTCGATGCATTGTTTGTGCTTTTCGTCAACAAAGCCGATCTTGCTACCGGTATTGTCACTATCAACATCACTAAGCTGGCTGAAGAACTCAGTCCACGGAATGAAGATGGCCAGATCATCCCTGAAACTGCCGTGACGGTATCCAGGGTGTCGCGTCTGATAGACGAATTGGCGAGGTTTGGCATAGTCCTTGCGCCTGAAACTGAGTGGGATTATGTGAACGGGTGCCGTTTTCCTAAGCATATAATCATTACAGAAGAAGGCTGGCGTCTTACCGGTGTGGATATGGACAAGCTACGAGCCGAGCAAGAAGAACGCCTACGCGCTATTGAGGACGGCATTCTACAA is part of the Enterobacter sp. RHBSTW-00175 genome and encodes:
- the repA gene encoding plasmid replication initiator RepA, encoding MNNQINSTQQNPDKRHRGEHSTACKCPLPLYVRPAHYKPLSKQHGRALRNLMSQDKTSGAWVIRRRVSADPIFTFLRPVADRKRAFREVRRRLLDALFVLFVNKADLATGIVTINITKLAEELSPRNEDGQIIPETAVTVSRVSRLIDELARFGIVLAPETEWDYVNGCRFPKHIIITEEGWRLTGVDMDKLRAEQEERLRAIEDGILQPGEAMTVKEARKRWYERCRHQTILSRRTRAIEGKQRRKLAELPFDERKRQVAERIFRDMKGDIHHLTPQQFEKMVWTQLYQLELVNMEQPGTAPPH